A region of the Bombus affinis isolate iyBomAffi1 chromosome 7, iyBomAffi1.2, whole genome shotgun sequence genome:
GGCTTGATAAACACCTTGAGCGAGAACATCCATCCATATATTCATGAGAGCTACGGTCTGGCCGACTCGAAAGCCTTTCCGATTATTGCATAAGGTTACGTTTGCGGTCGGTGAAGCAGAAATGCAGACTTCGCGAAAATTCCGCTCCTACCGTCTGCTTGTACGCTCGTCGACCACAGGGATTTACTTCGTACTCTTTAGGCTGCATTTCTGTAACCGTGGTGCACGAATGCAAAGTTCGAGggcttcgattccttcgaacGTGGTCTAAAATCGCGTCTGGCGGTGATTCGAAGGTTCACGATACGATTGAATTAAAACGAGAAAGATCGAGGAAGTGCGTTTTTCCGTAAGCAACACCGATAACATGAGATCGCTCTGGGAAAATGGAAACCAAAGGCACCGATAAAAAATTCATGACGTATCGATAACAGGAAGTACAATATGCAGACGTTTATGTAATTGGTGTGTTACAAATAGCCGTGAATTACTAGAAAGCAAGAACTCTCGGCAGAAATATCGTAGACAAAAATCATACACGAGTATAATAGAATCCCCACGTAATACGATCTCGAGTACTTAACAAAGTTCCGTGTACGTAATATTACGTACAGAGTTGCACGGAGTAAATCGAACGATTTTGGTCAAGCAGATCATAATTAAACACGATTTCTTAACATGTgtctttttatataaatatttatgaggATATTCGAATCATCGATAGATAATCCGCCTGAAATGCTTCAAATTGCTTAACAAATAACGATTcggtaaaaaggaaaaaaagttgGAGAAACTACATAATTGCGTATTCATCGACGTAAAACGAACGTACGAGCGTTTGCAAAAACCGAAGAAGTGGAAGGTATCGCAGATCGTATTTTACGGATCTTAACACCTTTCACGCGTTTTAATTCTTGGGGGGTAAATGCGGCGTAATAGCAACCCGAAACATATCGGTGCTGACATGGTAATTACAATTAATCGCGGTAAAATTGACCAGGTCGTAGCATGGATCCGTATTATTAGCTTTAAATTCAATGAATGAAACTGCAACGTCGAACAAACACATTCGCGTCACAGTGGCTTGCGCAATTACCAGGTTACCGGCGCGACGTTTCGTCTAATTAAAGTGCGTCGTTATGTCATTTGACGTACGTCTTAACATTTTCTCTTCGACATTCGAGACGATATCTAACCGATATGCCATAGCATAAATTTCCGAACTTTATATTCACCGATCGCTTTCACGTCACGATGACGCACAGACGGCTATCGAACTTCTATCGATAAACTTCGTTCTCATATGGAAATCACTTTCTAGTTCGAGGAGATTGCAACCGCAGCAAATCACTATAAATTCATCGAAAACAATTTAATCCAGGTTGAAGGTGAGACAGAAACTATCGACAAACATCTTCTTCTCACTTTTCATTCAGCCGGATCGGACTAACCCAATCGAACCGACGTCACGATGGCTCGGCCCGTCGAAACGCGTCATGCTAGCACGGCTACGAGTCAAATCAATATTTTCAGATTCAAATATGGAGATTCAAATTCAGATATATGGAAATTTATTCCCGCCGATAAGCCTGATAAACCATGGATACGCAGGGATATTCTAATGCTCTCCAATAGGCGAGATCGAGGTACAAAGTCATTCTGAAATTAACCGCGCCCGTGGGATCTCAGAGCGATAACCAAAAATCGTTGCAGGCGGTAACTCCGAAGCATACGCGAATGAACCGCAAATAACGTTCGATCGGGTAATCGATATATCCGTTACGACGACGATTCCGTTAGTTTTACTTTCAAGAATATAGATCGTTTTATTATTACGATCCTTTGTCGTTTAAAACTTGATCCCCTACTTCGTTTTCAAATAGTTCTTTCCTCGTATCGTACCAATAGTACCGTTACCTTGTATCGAAGAGATCATTAAAGTACGCTAACTGAATTTAATAGGAGCGCATAACCAAGAAGGAACGTTTTATTCCAAACCAAAAAGTTTCCGACGGAATGTAGATTAAACTTACACACACAAGTGTATAGAGAGTTTCGTAGTAAGAGAAGCTCCTTCGTTCTCAGAAGCAATGAGAAAAAGGTGCAAAGATACGGGAGGATGTAACTCGAATGCCTGCGAGAACTTCTAATAATTCGCTTCTCGCTTTAATTAAGCTCTTAATATTAATGAAGCTCTCGGGAATGTGAGTGCAGAGATGTAGGAACGTATTGTGAGAAGTAATCGGATTAAAAAGAGACACCGTCAGAGTCGAATCCGTATTAGTTGCACCGGTTCGTTCTGATGGTTCATCCTGTAATTGAAAACTCGCTGGCTCGGGAAACGTAGGTAAGTAACGAGAAAGTTTGAAGCGATCGCTCTACAATCCGAATCGACATAATCTGAATCGAAATTCGatcgatatttttctttttatcgtcctCCGAAGATTCGACAAATTTCGACTTGTTCTAGATAAAAGTTGGAGGCGCGTCGCTGCACAGAGGTGAAATTAAGAATCGAACGAGACGAAAATGTCTGAAAGGATTTGCCGAATTGTTAAAGAAGCTTTGAAAGCTTAGGCAGCATTCAGGAAGAAATTGAACGAAACGCGAACCGACTTGCTAAATGTTGGCTGACAAAAGCTAACGGAGGAAAGCGTCGTCCACGGCGTCGTtctcttcctttccttctcttAACTTCCTACTCCGCAACAATTTCATCGGCACGCTCGAGTTGCCTGCCGGACTGGCGGTTGCGTCCCCTATAAAAGCGAGGGTAGACCATCGAGGAACCAGTGTGCTCACTGTCGACCAACATGAACAGCACAGAGAAGCTGAAAGTGAGTAGCTCCAGTAAGGTAGCCACTTGAATTCCCGTCTCTCGAGCCACGCAAACGAAACTGACGTTACCGGTGAAAATTTGAGCGTGTTGTCGTTCTTCAGGCAATTGGTTAAATCGATCGAAGCATATTCGTCGAATCGGTGTATTTTTCTCCTAAGAAGATCAAATGATACTTATGTTGCACGAGTGTTTTCTCGCTATTCGTCGCTCGTAATAgcgaaaacaaattttatcgccgTCAAAATCCCCTCTGAAACCAATAGAAAACATCATTCAAAACAATGTTAATAATCTATAATTTATTTCCCCCAGATCTTACTTTTCTGCGGCCTGGTACTGTCGGCCGTGGCCGAGGAGGCGAAAAAGACCGCGGAGTCCAGCGCCCAACCAAAAGAGGAGAAGACGAAACGCGGCTTGGAGCTTAGCTTGGGTGATCATGGCTTCGGAGGAGGTTACGGAGGTGGAGGCGGAGGCGGAGGCGGATTTGGCCTTGGAGGCGGTTTCGGAGGCGGCTTTGGTAGCAGCGAACATGTATCCGCGGAACACGTCCCGGCAGTCACGGTCACAAAGACCGTCCACGTGCCAGAACCTTACCCAGTAGAGGTCACAAAACATGTCCCCGTACCCGTCAGTGTACCAGTCAAAGTACCAATCGACAAGCCATATCCTGTCCACGTGCCTCAGCCGTACCCTGTTACAGTCGAAAAGCCCGTGCCTTACCCGGTCGAGAAGCCAATACCTTACCCTGTGAAGGTGCCCGTCAAGGTGCCAATAAAGGTGCCTCTGCCGGTCAAGGTACCTGTCAAGGTACCGGTCACTGTACCAAAACCAGTGCCCTACCCTGTTAAGGTGCCCGTGGTCGTGAAGGAGGCTGTACCTATTGTCGTGAAGGAACACGGAGGTGGATTCGGAGGTGGTTTCGGAGGTGGACTCGGTGGAGGATACGGAGGTGGACACGGAGGTGGATTCGGTGGTGGACTGTCTTTAGGAGGTGGTCACGATCTTGGCGGAGGTTATGGAGGTTACGAGCATTTGTGAAGCAAAGGCTTGTACTCGGTAGAGTATCAAAGTCTTTGACCTTCTACGTACGTCTTGTCCATCGATCGCAACAAGACGCAATTGCTGATTTCGTGAATCCGGTCATCCGAGATCACGAGACGCTTGCTGGTCGAAACGTGAACACCAATCGACGAACAAGCGTGCCCTTCGTAGTAGACGTCAGTCGAATATACCAATATTGTATTCACCGTGATCCcgaatcttaaattttattgtataatatgtttttttataaatgaataaagcgatatttttttatacataaCAAAGCGATTACGCAACCTTCGCAGACATAAGATTGCTCGATAAGGAAAAAAACTGTGTTGGCGGTTACGCGATCGGGAGGAATCGCGATAGAACTTTCACCGAttaatgttacgttatgaggtacaCTTGCTTTACCGTGAGCGAAATGTCAGCGAGAAAAAGGCTCGTATGAATTGTACGGTCGTTAACGCGAATAGAATCGCCACGCAAATTAATAGCGTAGAAAGGGAAAACGAAATGAACGTTCGACTGCGTAAAAACTTGTACCGCGGAGTTTGACGACGTTTACGCCCGCCGTTCTCTTCGAGCAATCTCGATGTTTCCACCATTCCAACCCTTGTCTTCTTTCTTCGTGTTTCATGCAAATCTTACACAACGATGCTACTTCTCGAGCTAATCAATTTTCTATAGAATTTTTCCGAATCGAAATGTCTTCTCCGAACTTAACGACATTTCCTCGATAAACATGACATTATCCGAACAAATCATAATTCCTAGTAATTACCAAACGAAGAACCCTTTCTCCTCTTAGCCTGATTTCATTTCCGCGTGCAACGTTCGTTTCCCCTTTACGCTCTCGCTAATCAGATAACAAATAGAAACTGAAAGTGACTTCGGTGTCCGTATGATCGAATTTTAAAATCTGGGAAAAGCGTGTTCGACGGGCGTCGAGAGCGCAACGTTGGAGTATGTTACGTGTACACGC
Encoded here:
- the LOC126918656 gene encoding probable H/ACA ribonucleoprotein complex subunit 1, which encodes MNSTEKLKILLFCGLVLSAVAEEAKKTAESSAQPKEEKTKRGLELSLGDHGFGGGYGGGGGGGGGFGLGGGFGGGFGSSEHVSAEHVPAVTVTKTVHVPEPYPVEVTKHVPVPVSVPVKVPIDKPYPVHVPQPYPVTVEKPVPYPVEKPIPYPVKVPVKVPIKVPLPVKVPVKVPVTVPKPVPYPVKVPVVVKEAVPIVVKEHGGGFGGGFGGGLGGGYGGGHGGGFGGGLSLGGGHDLGGGYGGYEHL